The Pyrus communis chromosome 2, drPyrComm1.1, whole genome shotgun sequence genome includes a window with the following:
- the LOC137726099 gene encoding protein FAR1-RELATED SEQUENCE 7-like: MTADPTPMESEADLNKPVVESSVERDVPNTESAEMLDSNNGTELIENEVNGILEPYVGMEFDSEEAVKEYYDAYATRVGFRIRVGNFHRSNRDGSINSRKFLCNKEGFRDNKKSKRGEVRRSREETREGCKAMIMARKEKSGKWVVTKLEIRHCHPMWISRGKKVTIPAPSQDEKDKKIRELSAELYRSNQQLAECRKTLEMVLKEVDQHGDRLTKSVQNIVKNVKEIEDKDREKL, translated from the exons ATGACTGCAGATCCTACTCCAATGGAGTCTGAAGCGGATTTGAACAAGCCGGTTGTGGAGAGTTCAGTTGAAAGGGATGTTCCGAATACTGAAAGTGCAGAAATGCTAGATTCAAACAATGGGACAGAGTTGATTGAAAATGAAGTAAATGGTATCCTGGAACCTTATGTTGGAATGGAGTTTGACTCCGAAGAGGCTGTCAAGGAATACTATGATGCATATGCCACGCGTGTGGGTTTTAGAATCCGTGTTGGTAACTTCCATCGTTCAAATCGTGATGGATCCATTAACAGTCGTAAGTTTCTTTGTAACAAAGAAGGTTTTCGTGACAATAAGAAGTCAAAAAGGGGTGAAGTAAGGAGGTCGAGGGAGGAAACTAGGGAGGGCTGCAAGGCAATGATTATGGCGAGGAAAGAGAAGTCCGGGAAGTGGGTTGTTACAAAGCTTGAAATAAGACATTGTCATCCTATGTGGATTTCTAGGGGCAAGAAAGTCACCATTCCGGCTCCATCACAG GATGAGAAAGACAAGAAAATTCGTGAGCTATCTGCAGAGCTTTATCGGTCGAACCAACAGTTAGCAGAGTGcagaaaaacacttgaaatggTTCTGAAAGAGGTAGACCAACACGGAGACCGCCTTACTAAAAGTGTTCAAAATATAGTTAAGAATGTAAAAGAGATTGAAGACAAGGATCGAGAGAAATTATAA
- the LOC137726098 gene encoding uncharacterized protein, with protein MEGLSVSDTNLVVYLHPSTSDNVHKAILRELSSMLLRYNDIFEGIVLAYEFNILDKEAKILPGVHPYFTVRLKAKLLLYSPKPDMLVEGKVVKVKQESIHVIILGFSSAVITDKDIREEFRYKSKHGKQLFVSRSHKRHVIKVGTMIRLLVKSVDEETLYIYGSLLPAHTGNILWLDKQMEDTSLTDGSAKRRKGNDGESVLQEPSRTSAEAVSVNNDHHVKKSKKHKTREESCFQVIF; from the exons ATGGAGGGGCTGAGCGTTTCGGATACCAATTTGGTGGTGTATTTGCATCCGTCGACGAGCGATAATGTCCACAAAGCAATCCTGCGCGAGCTCAGCTCGATGCTTTTGAG gtacaatgatatatttgaGGGTATTGTATTGGCTTATGAATTCAACATCTTAGATAAGGAAGCAAAGATTCTTCCCGGTGTTCATCCTTATTTTACTGTCAGGCTAAAAGCAAAGTTATTACTTTATTCTCCAAAGCCCGATATGCTTGTAG AAGGAAAGGTTGTGAAAGTCAAACAAGAATCAATTCATGTCATTATTCTTGGCTTCTCATCTGCCGTCATAACAGACAAAGATATTCGCGAAGAATTTCGATATAAATCT AAACATGGCAAGCAATTATTTGTTAGCAGATCCCACAAGCGGCATGTAATTAAAGTTGGGACCATGATACGACTATTAGTCAAAAG TGTGGATGAGGAAACACTGTACATTTATGGTTCCTTGCTTCCGGCTCACACAGGAAACATTCTCTGGTTGGATAAACAAATGGAAGATACTTCACTAACGGATGG GAGTGCTAAGAGGAGGAAGGGAAACGATGGAGAATCAGTTCTGCAAGAGCCTAGTAGAACCAGTGCCGAAGCAGTTTCAGTCAATAATGACCATCATGTCAAGAAGTCAAAGAAACACAAAACACGTGAAGAGTCATGTTTTCAGGTGATATTTTGA